Genomic window (Ureibacillus composti):
AGATATCATTTTATTTGATGAACCAACATCAGCTCTAGATCCTGAATTAGTTGGGGAAGTACTAGAAACAATGAAAGAGATTGCTCGAGAAGGAACAACGATGCTTGTTGTAACACACGAAATGGGCTTTGCGAAAGACGTTGCAAAACGAGTAATCTTCATGGATGGCGGCGTTGTGGTGGAAGAAGGTACTCCACACGAAATCTTTGTCACGCCAAAAGAAGAACGTACAAAACAGTTTCTACGCCGTGTATTACCAGGCCAATACGATTACGAGATTTAATATTAATGGACCAGTCCTTTTTGAGGGCTGGTTTTTTAATGTCGAGACGCACTTGTTCCAAAGTCTACTGAACACTGCTAAAATTAATTAATAAAATAAAGTAATACAATTGAATATTAAAGGGGAGAACCTAGAGATGAAACTTTACACAAAAACAGGTGACAAAGGGAAAACGAGTTTAATTGGTGGTCGTGTTAGTAAAGATGATCTGCGTGTAGAAACATACGGAACGATTGATGAGTTAAATTCATTTATTGGAAAAGCTGTAACTGAATTAGAGCGACCATTATTTGATGATATCATCGCAGACTTAGAAACAATTCAACATGAATTATTTGATTGTGGTGGCGATTTAGCAAATGTAATGAAAGAGCGTAAATACAAACTTGAAGAAGTATCGATCGAAGCTTTAGAGAAACGAATTGATGCGTTGTCAGATGAGGCACCGCCGTTGAAAAGATTCATTTTACCTGGGGGTTCACAAGCTGCTGCAACACTTCATATTGCGAGAACAGTCACTAGAAGAGCAGAGAGACAAATGGTAACTCTTATGAATGAAGTAGAGGATGTACCAGCGATCATTCAAAAATACTTAAACCGTTTATCTGACTATTTCTTTGCAGCAGCTCGTGCAGTAAATGCGCGTTTAAATGTGAAAGATGTTGAGTATGTTCGCGGTGGAGATGTGTTTAAATAATAGAAAGAATCCTAAAATGACTAAAAATAACTTTAGTTGTTTTAGGATTTTTATATTTTTCACCCAAATTTTCCTTTCGGATTATTAAGTTTAATTAAGATTTGTAAATTATTATAAAAAGGGTTTTAAAAGTCACACCTCGGGTAAGGAACTATAATACAATAATCGTCAAATTTCTACTTAACACTGACTATATTCCCAAAGTAGTATAACTATAATGCTCTAAAAATACTAAATATTCTACAATATTACTAAAAATCTACATTTTAAATTTTCGGAAATTTCAAAACAATCGTTGACTGCATGCTCATTCATCTTTTACAATAATCATATAATGGAAATTGGAAACGTTACCAATAAAATCTATTAGCATTTTTACAAAAATATTAGAATATCTATTAATAAACTAACACATTGGGGAGAAGGATCAGGGGGGAGAAGCATATGAGTCCGTTACTTATTGCAAACTGGGTATTCTTTATTGGTGTTGTGCTTTATGCATTGGGGTTATTTTCATATTTATTAAAAACTAGATATGAATACGTAAAACTAGGGAAAAAAGAAGAGTTTAATGAAAGTGTCAAAGAACGGCTTGAAAAAGTATGGGTGAATGTGTTTGGACAGAAGAAATTATTAAAAGATAAAAAGAGTGGAATTATACACGTATTATTCTTTTACGGTTTTCTTCTCGTTCAATTAGGTGCTATTGATTTAATCTGGAAGGGGTTAGCACCAGGATCACATTTACCACTAGGACCATTATATGAAGTGTTTACATTTTTTGAAGAAATCGTAGCGGCTGTCATTTTATTTGCAGTAGTCTGGGCATTCCATCGTCGTTACATAGAAAAACTTGTCCGTTTAAAGAGGGGTTGGAAAAATGGACTTGTTTTAATTTTTATTGGTGGGTTAATGGTCTCCACATTAATTGGAAATGGTATGGGCCTTATTTGGCACGGGGAAGGATTTTCTGGAAGTGAGCCAATTGCCTCCAGTATTGCAGCAATCTTTGGCTTTTTATCACCTGAAGTGGCTGCAGGCGGCTTCTATGCTATGTGGTGGGTGCATTTACTAATTTTATTGACGTTCTTAGTCTATGTTCCACAATCTAAGCATTTCCATTTAATTGTGGGTCCAGCAAACGTCTACTTCAATCGTCTTGACCGTGCGGGTACTTTACGTCCGATTAATTTCGATGTGATGGAAGAGGCTGAAGATGAAGAAGAAATGCCGTCTTTCGGGGTAGGGAAGATTGAAGATTTTACACAAAAGCAATTAATTGATTTATATGCTTGTGTAGAATGTGGACGCTGTACAAATATGTGTCCTGCAACTGGTACTGGTAAGATGCTGTCACCAATGGATTTAATCGTAAAATTACGCGACCATCTAACAGCAACAGGTGCTGTCACAACAAAACAAAAGCCTTGGGTACCATTTACAATGTTTAGAAATACACAAGGAAATCAACTTGCTGTGGCAGCTGGTGCTGAAGGAGCAGTGATTGAGGATATTTATAGTCCATCATTAATTGGAGATGTCATTACAGAAGAAGAGATTTGGGCATGTACAACTTGCCGTAACTGTGAAGATCAATGTCCAGTGATGAACGAACATGTTGATAAAATTATCGACCTTCGACGTTACTTAACGATGACAGAAGGAAAAGTGAATACAGATGCACAACGCGCAATGAACAATATCGAGCGCCAAGGAAATCCTTGGGGGCTTAACAGAAAAGAAAAAGAAAACTGGCGCGAGCAAGACCCATCAATCCAAATCCCGACAGTAAAAGAAGCGAAAAAATCGGGTGATGGCTTCGAATACTTATTCTGGGTTGGTTCAATGGGGTCATTTGATAGCCGCTCACAAAAAATTGCCTTATCCTTTGCTCGTTTATTAAATGAAGCTGGTGTCAAATTTGCTATTCTCGGAAATAAAGAGAAAAACTCAGGGGACACACCTCGTCGCCTAGGAAATGAGTTCTTATTCCAAGAATTAGCGACTGCAAACATTGAAGAATTTGAGAAAAATGAAGTCACAAAAATCGTAACGATTGATCCACACGCCTATAACATTTTCAAAAATGAATATAAAGACTTGGGCTGGGAAGGTGAAGTATATCACCATACAGAACTATTGTTTGATCTGATTGAACAAGGACGTTTAACAATGAATCATCGAGTTGAGGAAACGATTGTTTTCCACGACTCTTGCTACTTAGGTCGATACAATGACGTATACGATGCACCACGAGAAATTTTAAAAGCTATCCCTGGTGTCAACTTAGTTGAAATGGAACGTAACCGCGAAACAGCAATGTGTTGTGGAGCAGGTGGGGGCTTAATGTGGATGGAAGAACACGTTGGGAACCGCATTAATGTGGCACGTACTGAACAAGCATTACAAACAAGTGCATCGATTATTTCATCTGGATGTCCATACTGTTTAACAATGCTTTCCGATGGTACGAAAGCAAAAGAAGTTGAAGATCAAGTAGGAACATATGATATTGCTGAGCTACTAGAACGATCTGTATTTGGAGAACAAAAATCTTCGGATGAAACAACTGAGCCTACTAGTGAAACAATTGCAGCAACTGAAGAATAAAAATTTGTTTAAAAAGTTCTAATTAATGAATGCTGTTCATATGATAAAGGTGGATGGATTTTGTAGAGGTGAAAAGAGGGTGTGATAACTAATCACAGCCTCTTTTAATAAAAAAGTGGCGAGCGAGCGTTCAGTCAACGGCCAATTAATCTATAAATCTCGCAACAGAAACAAAGGGGTAGTACATAAATGAAGGGATGGGGAAATATGAATCGTACTGTAATTTTAGATGGGGCAAGAACACCATTTGGAAAATTTGGTGGTGACTTAGCTTCACTTTCTGCAAGTGACTTAGGAGGAAATGCAATTAAGGCTGCTTTAGCTAAGGCAAACATTAATCCAAATGAAGTGGATGAAGTAATTATGGGGACTGTCTTACAAGCAGGGCAAGGTCAAATACCTTCTCGACAAGCAGCTGCAAAAGCAGGAATTCCATGGTCTGTAAAAACAGAAACAGTTAATAAAGTGTGTGCTTCAGGAATGCGAAGTGTTACGCTAGCCGATCAACTAATCCGCTTGGGCGATGAAGAAATAATTGTTGCTGGTGGAATGGAATCCATGTCAAACGCTCCTTATTATTTACCGAATGGACGATGGGGATTACGCATGGGGAATGCTCAACTAGTTGACGGAATGGTGTATGACGGTCTTTCTTGTGCATTTGATCTAAAGCATGTGCATATGGGTACTTACGGAAATTCAACAGCTAATGAATATGAAATTTCACGAGCTGCTCAAGATGAGTGGGCTGTTCGTAGTCATCAACTGGCAGTTAAAGCGATAGAGTCAGGTGTGTTTGCACAAGAAATTACGTCAGTTGAGGTTCCGCAAAGAAAAGGGGAGCCTTTGATTATCAGTGAAGATGAGGCGCCTCGTAAAGACACTTCTTTGGAAGCGTTAACAAAACTACGACCTGCTTTTGATCGAGACGGAACGATCACGGCGGGCAACGCACCAGGTGTGAATGACGGAGCGTGTGCACTTGTACTAATGAATGAGGAAAAGGCTAAACAAGAAGGGCGAACACCTCTTGCAATCATTGTTGGCCATGCAGAAGTAGGAGTGGAACCAAAAGATTTCCCTCAAACACCTGGGCTCGTTATTAATAAATTACTTGAGAAGACAGGTAAATCTATTGAAGAAATAGATTTAATCGAAATCAACGAAGCTTTTGCAGCTGTTGCATTAGTAAGTAATCAAATCGCAGGGCTTGACCCAGATAAAGTAAATGTAAATGGTGGTGCGGTTGCATTAGGTCATCCAATTGGAGCATCGGGTACAAGAATCATCTTAACTCTTGCATATGAGTTGAAGAGACGTGGTGGAGGATTAGGAATCGCTGCTATTTGTTCTGGTGGTGGCCAAGGAGATGCCGTATTAATCGAAGTACCTAAGTTTTAGTTCACAAATGTATTCATCGATGTCGTGATAAATAAGACGTTCAATAGGGGGATAAACGAGATGGCGATTCAAAAGGTAATGGTAATAGGGGCTGGACAAATGGGTTCAGGCATTGCCCAAGTTTGTGCGCAAGCCGGGTATGATGTCATTCTAAACGATATTAAACAAGAATTTTGGGACCGAGGAATCGGAGTGATAACAAAAAATCTTTCTCGCGACGTGGCAAAGGGCAGAAAAACTGAAACAGAGAAGGAAACTGTTTTAAATCGAATTTCCAAATCACTTGATCTTAGAGATGCAGTAGACGTTGACTTGGTAATTGAAGCGGCAACTGAAAATATGGATATTAAACAATCAATCTTTAAAGAGCTTGATGCAATTGCACCGCAACATGCTATTTTGGCAACGAATACATCTTCATTACCGATTACAGAAATTGCTGCAGTTACAGAACGTCCAGAACAAGTAATTGGTATGCACTTCATGAATCCAGTACCGGTAATGAAACTGGTTGAAGTCATTCGAGGGCTTGCAACAACGGATGAAGTATATAAAGAAATCGAGCAAATGACTATTCAGTTAGAGAAAACACCTGTAGAAGTGAATGACTTCCCAGGGTTCATTTCAAACCGTATCTTACTTCCGATGATTAACGAAGCAATCTATGCATTGTATGAAGGGGTCGCAACGAAAGAAGCTATTGACGATGTAATGAAACTGGGAATGAATCATCCAATGGGCCCACTAACATTAGCAGACTTTATCGGGTTAGATACATGTTTATATATTATGGAAATCTTGCATGACGGATTAGGAGATAGTAAGTATCGCCCTTGTCCATTATTACGAAAATATGTTGCAGCAGGTTGGTTAGGAAAAAAATCAGGACGTGGATTCTACGTATACGAATAGAGGGGGCTGACAACATATGAATCTGCAATTTACGGAAGAACAATTGATGATGCGAGACATGGTACGTCAATTTGCAGAACATGAAATTGCTCCTTTCATTGAACAGATGGAAGCTGGTATTTTTCCACGTGATATTTTAAATAAAATGGGGAAAATCGGGCTAATGGGAATCACTTCCCCTGAAAGTCTTGGCGGATCCGAAATGGATTTCACTTCTTACATTTTAGCTATTCACGAGTTATCGAAAGTAAGTGCATGTATTGGAGTTATTTTATCTGTTCATACGTCAGTTGGAACAAATCCTATTCTTTACTTCGGTACCGATGAACAAAAGAAAAAATATATTCCGAAGTTAGCAAGTGGAGAGTATTTAGGTGCATTTTGCTTAACGGAGCCTAGTGCAGGTTCCGACGCCGGCGCATTAAAAACACGAGCAGTCCTTGACGGGGAACACTATATTTTAAATGGGTCGAAGGTATTTATTACGAATGGTGGGGAAGCAGATGTTTATATTGTATTCGCTTCTACAAACCCAAATAGAGGTTCCCGTGGGATTTCAGCTTTCATTGTTGAAAAAAATACCCCAGGACTCATCATCGGAAAAGACGAAAAGAAAATGGGACTTCACGGTTCAAGGACAGTGCAACTAACCTTTGAAAATATGAAAATACCAAAAGAAAACCTTTTAGGTGAAGAGAATAAAGGGTTCAGTATTGCCATGGCGAACTTAGATGTAGGCCGAATCGGGATTGCTGCTCAAGCGCTTGGAATTGCTGAAGCAGCATTAGAAGCTGCAACAAAATATGCGAGCGAACGAGTTCAATTTGGAAAACCCATTAATTCAAACCAAGGAATTGCTTTTAAACTAGCAGATATGGCAACAGCTGTGGAAGCAGCTAAACTACTTGTCTATCGTGCGGCTGATTTACGCTCTCGAAACTTACCTTGCGGGATCGAAGCCTCGATGGCAAAATTACATGCATCTAAAACAGCTGTTCAAGTGGCAATTGATGCTGTACAGATTTTTGGTGGGTATGGTTATACAAAAGAATACCCAGTAGAACGTTATTTCCGTGATGCCAAAATTACAGAAATCTACG
Coding sequences:
- a CDS encoding acetyl-CoA C-acetyltransferase is translated as MNRTVILDGARTPFGKFGGDLASLSASDLGGNAIKAALAKANINPNEVDEVIMGTVLQAGQGQIPSRQAAAKAGIPWSVKTETVNKVCASGMRSVTLADQLIRLGDEEIIVAGGMESMSNAPYYLPNGRWGLRMGNAQLVDGMVYDGLSCAFDLKHVHMGTYGNSTANEYEISRAAQDEWAVRSHQLAVKAIESGVFAQEITSVEVPQRKGEPLIISEDEAPRKDTSLEALTKLRPAFDRDGTITAGNAPGVNDGACALVLMNEEKAKQEGRTPLAIIVGHAEVGVEPKDFPQTPGLVINKLLEKTGKSIEEIDLIEINEAFAAVALVSNQIAGLDPDKVNVNGGAVALGHPIGASGTRIILTLAYELKRRGGGLGIAAICSGGGQGDAVLIEVPKF
- a CDS encoding cob(I)yrinic acid a,c-diamide adenosyltransferase produces the protein MKLYTKTGDKGKTSLIGGRVSKDDLRVETYGTIDELNSFIGKAVTELERPLFDDIIADLETIQHELFDCGGDLANVMKERKYKLEEVSIEALEKRIDALSDEAPPLKRFILPGGSQAAATLHIARTVTRRAERQMVTLMNEVEDVPAIIQKYLNRLSDYFFAAARAVNARLNVKDVEYVRGGDVFK
- a CDS encoding 3-hydroxybutyryl-CoA dehydrogenase gives rise to the protein MAIQKVMVIGAGQMGSGIAQVCAQAGYDVILNDIKQEFWDRGIGVITKNLSRDVAKGRKTETEKETVLNRISKSLDLRDAVDVDLVIEAATENMDIKQSIFKELDAIAPQHAILATNTSSLPITEIAAVTERPEQVIGMHFMNPVPVMKLVEVIRGLATTDEVYKEIEQMTIQLEKTPVEVNDFPGFISNRILLPMINEAIYALYEGVATKEAIDDVMKLGMNHPMGPLTLADFIGLDTCLYIMEILHDGLGDSKYRPCPLLRKYVAAGWLGKKSGRGFYVYE
- a CDS encoding acyl-CoA dehydrogenase, with the translated sequence MNLQFTEEQLMMRDMVRQFAEHEIAPFIEQMEAGIFPRDILNKMGKIGLMGITSPESLGGSEMDFTSYILAIHELSKVSACIGVILSVHTSVGTNPILYFGTDEQKKKYIPKLASGEYLGAFCLTEPSAGSDAGALKTRAVLDGEHYILNGSKVFITNGGEADVYIVFASTNPNRGSRGISAFIVEKNTPGLIIGKDEKKMGLHGSRTVQLTFENMKIPKENLLGEENKGFSIAMANLDVGRIGIAAQALGIAEAALEAATKYASERVQFGKPINSNQGIAFKLADMATAVEAAKLLVYRAADLRSRNLPCGIEASMAKLHASKTAVQVAIDAVQIFGGYGYTKEYPVERYFRDAKITEIYEGTSEIQRIVISKHL
- a CDS encoding heterodisulfide reductase-related iron-sulfur binding cluster, with amino-acid sequence MSPLLIANWVFFIGVVLYALGLFSYLLKTRYEYVKLGKKEEFNESVKERLEKVWVNVFGQKKLLKDKKSGIIHVLFFYGFLLVQLGAIDLIWKGLAPGSHLPLGPLYEVFTFFEEIVAAVILFAVVWAFHRRYIEKLVRLKRGWKNGLVLIFIGGLMVSTLIGNGMGLIWHGEGFSGSEPIASSIAAIFGFLSPEVAAGGFYAMWWVHLLILLTFLVYVPQSKHFHLIVGPANVYFNRLDRAGTLRPINFDVMEEAEDEEEMPSFGVGKIEDFTQKQLIDLYACVECGRCTNMCPATGTGKMLSPMDLIVKLRDHLTATGAVTTKQKPWVPFTMFRNTQGNQLAVAAGAEGAVIEDIYSPSLIGDVITEEEIWACTTCRNCEDQCPVMNEHVDKIIDLRRYLTMTEGKVNTDAQRAMNNIERQGNPWGLNRKEKENWREQDPSIQIPTVKEAKKSGDGFEYLFWVGSMGSFDSRSQKIALSFARLLNEAGVKFAILGNKEKNSGDTPRRLGNEFLFQELATANIEEFEKNEVTKIVTIDPHAYNIFKNEYKDLGWEGEVYHHTELLFDLIEQGRLTMNHRVEETIVFHDSCYLGRYNDVYDAPREILKAIPGVNLVEMERNRETAMCCGAGGGLMWMEEHVGNRINVARTEQALQTSASIISSGCPYCLTMLSDGTKAKEVEDQVGTYDIAELLERSVFGEQKSSDETTEPTSETIAATEE